In Novosphingobium sp. MMS21-SN21R, a single genomic region encodes these proteins:
- a CDS encoding LysR family transcriptional regulator: MRFKGLDLNLLVVFDALMETHSVTRAAERIGLTQPATSAALRRIREYFGDDIVVSVGKRMHPTPFAEALHPQIQQTLRGIERAIATPTTFDPATSTRRFRIIGSDYIMVAVLVPLIERFARIAPGVRVEIILPNEHSIAELEAARADLLVTPEAFLSAWHPSEILFAEEQVVVGWAENPVFAQGITEEDFYAAGHVTVQFGADRTPAFADSTLSRMGRDRQVEVTVGSFASAPWFIEGTARLAVLHERLVRQIARRFNLAWAPMPFAFPRMNEMIQFHEARAGDPGLVWLREQMRDVAAQSG, translated from the coding sequence ATGCGCTTCAAGGGTCTCGATCTCAACCTGCTTGTGGTGTTCGACGCGCTGATGGAGACGCATAGCGTTACCCGTGCAGCGGAGCGGATCGGGCTGACCCAGCCGGCCACCAGCGCAGCGCTGCGGCGCATCCGCGAATACTTCGGTGATGACATCGTGGTCTCGGTGGGCAAACGGATGCACCCCACGCCCTTTGCCGAAGCGCTGCATCCGCAGATCCAGCAGACGCTGCGGGGGATCGAGCGCGCGATTGCCACGCCGACGACGTTCGATCCGGCCACCTCGACACGCAGGTTCCGCATCATAGGATCGGATTACATCATGGTGGCAGTGCTGGTGCCGCTGATCGAGCGGTTCGCGCGGATCGCGCCGGGCGTGCGGGTGGAGATCATCCTGCCCAACGAGCACAGCATCGCCGAACTCGAGGCGGCGCGCGCCGACCTGCTGGTGACGCCCGAGGCATTTCTTTCGGCCTGGCATCCGAGCGAAATCCTGTTTGCCGAAGAGCAGGTGGTGGTCGGCTGGGCGGAGAATCCGGTTTTCGCGCAAGGAATTACCGAAGAGGATTTCTATGCTGCGGGGCATGTAACCGTCCAGTTCGGGGCGGATCGAACACCCGCCTTTGCGGATTCGACCCTGTCGCGGATGGGGCGCGATCGGCAGGTTGAAGTGACGGTTGGCAGCTTTGCCTCGGCACCGTGGTTCATCGAGGGCACCGCGCGGCTGGCGGTGCTGCACGAGCGGTTGGTGCGGCAGATTGCCCGTCGCTTCAACCTGGCCTGGGCGCCGATGCCCTTCGCGTTCCCGAGGATGAACGAGATGATCCAGTTTCACGAAGCCCGGGCAGGCGATCCCGGGCTGGTGTGGCTGCGCGAGCAGATGCGCGATGTCGCCGCGCAGAGCGGGTGA